Proteins from a single region of Phycisphaeraceae bacterium D3-23:
- the pnuC gene encoding nicotinamide riboside transporter PnuC encodes MSRIEIVAVLSGLVCVWLTTRQNIWCWPVGLLMVSLYIVIFYRAKLYSDMGLQVVYVGLQLFGWHQWLRGGPRRSKLGVTRASALTVALWGIGAAGCVVALGVVMQTQTDAALPYWDAVTTVLSLVAQVWMARKVLESWAVWIVVDVLAVGIYTVKELYLTAGLYAVFLGLAVMGWFAWKRSMTPQPAPITPPAPAE; translated from the coding sequence ATGAGCCGGATCGAGATCGTCGCGGTGCTCAGCGGGCTCGTGTGTGTCTGGCTAACGACACGGCAGAACATCTGGTGCTGGCCGGTGGGGCTGCTGATGGTGTCGCTGTACATCGTCATCTTCTACCGCGCGAAGCTATACTCGGACATGGGGCTGCAAGTCGTGTATGTCGGGCTGCAGCTCTTCGGCTGGCACCAGTGGCTCAGGGGCGGTCCCCGGCGGAGCAAGCTCGGCGTGACGCGGGCGTCGGCGCTGACGGTCGCGCTGTGGGGGATCGGCGCGGCGGGCTGTGTGGTCGCGCTGGGAGTTGTGATGCAGACACAGACCGACGCGGCGCTGCCGTACTGGGACGCGGTGACGACGGTGCTGAGTCTCGTCGCGCAGGTGTGGATGGCGCGGAAGGTCCTCGAGAGCTGGGCGGTGTGGATCGTGGTCGATGTCCTGGCGGTCGGCATCTATACGGTGAAAGAGCTGTACCTCACGGCCGGCCTGTATGCTGTGTTTCTAGGACTCGCCGTGATGGGATGGTTCGCATGGAAACGCAGCATGACGCCCCAGCCCGCTCCGATCACTCCGCCCGCACCGGCGGAATGA
- a CDS encoding macro domain-containing protein → MPTTITAYHGDIFDVKADCLVCSANVFLTLSGGVGGELLRRYGTETQAPLQHYLSTRAIRYTTRGDVVVTSPANTPYRRVLHAVAVDGMYDSTVDVVTQVVRRSLDAAAAAGCRSIVFPALATGYGHLTFADFLAGWSAGLADCPRSFDAITLAVRDADEARLAQTQLAASRPAPGLAPREGDTR, encoded by the coding sequence TTGCCAACAACAATCACGGCCTATCACGGCGACATCTTCGACGTCAAAGCAGACTGCCTGGTCTGCTCGGCCAACGTGTTTCTGACGCTCTCCGGCGGCGTCGGCGGTGAACTCCTGCGCCGCTACGGCACGGAAACGCAGGCCCCTTTGCAACACTATCTCTCAACACGTGCGATCCGCTACACCACACGCGGCGATGTCGTCGTAACATCCCCCGCCAACACGCCGTACCGACGGGTCCTCCACGCGGTCGCGGTCGACGGGATGTACGATTCGACGGTGGATGTTGTGACACAGGTTGTTCGCCGGTCGCTAGATGCCGCGGCCGCCGCGGGCTGCCGATCCATCGTGTTCCCCGCGCTCGCGACCGGGTACGGCCATCTCACGTTCGCCGATTTTCTGGCCGGCTGGTCGGCCGGGCTTGCCGATTGCCCCCGGAGCTTCGACGCCATCACACTCGCGGTGCGTGATGCCGATGAAGCACGGCTGGCCCAAACCCAGCTTGCGGCTTCGCGGCCCGCGCCCGGCTTGGCCCCACGCGAAGGAGACACCCGATGA
- a CDS encoding prepilin-type N-terminal cleavage/methylation domain-containing protein: protein MKQRRVGFTLIELLVVISIIALLIGILLPALGSARKTARNSQCLTNLRNHGQAGHSYFTDNKLNSPTFHDYNPDPLIIDESPVISGKTYAPGLGTGYGEGPIETRPLNEYIIGAQPKADVGGTRQEVPIAECPDDDNSPSGIYQQLWNGGWQDPGSNSYSGYETSGTSYIADPFNERNIEGASFDEGDSRAIFMGEIFFMEAWIFYPTFNPSAHHEFARHNVVHMDGSASQKNQEDDPYYRTSQLNLPPW, encoded by the coding sequence ATGAAACAACGACGTGTTGGATTTACACTCATCGAACTGCTCGTGGTGATCTCGATCATCGCGCTGCTGATCGGTATCCTCCTGCCCGCGTTGGGCTCGGCCCGAAAAACTGCGCGCAACAGCCAGTGCCTCACCAACCTCCGCAACCACGGACAGGCAGGCCACTCGTACTTCACCGACAACAAACTCAACAGCCCAACCTTCCACGACTATAACCCCGATCCACTCATCATCGATGAGAGCCCGGTCATCAGCGGTAAAACCTACGCGCCTGGCCTGGGCACTGGCTACGGCGAGGGCCCCATCGAAACACGCCCGCTCAACGAGTACATCATCGGTGCACAGCCCAAAGCCGACGTCGGCGGAACCCGCCAAGAAGTCCCCATCGCCGAGTGCCCGGACGACGACAACAGCCCAAGCGGCATCTACCAGCAACTCTGGAACGGCGGCTGGCAGGACCCGGGCTCGAACTCGTACTCGGGTTACGAAACCAGCGGCACCTCCTACATCGCCGACCCCTTCAACGAACGCAACATCGAAGGCGCCTCCTTCGATGAAGGCGACTCCCGCGCGATCTTCATGGGCGAGATTTTCTTCATGGAAGCATGGATCTTCTACCCCACCTTCAACCCCAGCGCCCACCACGAATTCGCCCGCCACAATGTCGTTCACATGGACGGCAGCGCGTCGCAGAAGAACCAGGAAGACGACCCCTACTACCGCACCAGCCAGTTGAACCTCCCCCCCTGGTAG
- a CDS encoding choice-of-anchor E domain-containing protein, protein MAYLTHSSPMSTMAAVALLGAAPTVLLAGGAEAQQDILVRFGTAGGSPGLPAIADVFIPQGQLSPLSTTAQEQSSVGLGLPKFDPAWGTLDSVSLEIAPQVLNTWEITIGGGSADGEVTSSISVSVNIPQNTGPDVSGLLFSDSWGGFADNAAVDGWFSSTTVADSGSDYQIPSPIVMGVGPVGTTAAYTGGGMFTVDMETTVSALLNHNRFNHGGGDRDHHAEIAPVSTNFAWVEYQFDSTSLLAGDVDLDGDVDADDLAIVDGNFGQALPFWNEGDLNADGLVGKPDRLIVNANMGAGGTRSSSVPEPGALSLLALGGAALLRRRR, encoded by the coding sequence ATGGCGTATCTGACACATTCTTCCCCGATGTCAACCATGGCGGCGGTTGCGCTGCTGGGTGCGGCCCCGACAGTCTTGTTGGCCGGGGGGGCAGAGGCCCAGCAGGACATCCTGGTTCGGTTCGGGACGGCCGGCGGGTCGCCGGGCCTCCCCGCCATCGCTGACGTCTTTATCCCTCAGGGCCAGTTGTCCCCCCTCTCGACCACGGCCCAGGAGCAGAGTTCGGTCGGGCTCGGGCTGCCGAAGTTTGACCCGGCCTGGGGGACACTGGATTCGGTCTCGCTCGAGATCGCGCCCCAAGTCCTGAACACCTGGGAGATCACGATCGGCGGCGGCAGCGCTGACGGAGAAGTGACATCAAGCATCTCGGTATCGGTGAACATCCCACAAAACACTGGGCCGGATGTCAGCGGGCTGCTTTTTAGCGATTCCTGGGGCGGATTTGCCGACAACGCTGCGGTGGATGGCTGGTTCTCGTCCACGACGGTGGCCGACTCGGGGTCGGATTACCAGATTCCGTCGCCGATCGTGATGGGGGTGGGCCCGGTCGGCACGACGGCTGCCTACACCGGCGGCGGGATGTTTACCGTCGATATGGAGACGACCGTGTCGGCTCTACTAAACCATAACCGTTTCAACCACGGCGGGGGCGACCGTGACCACCACGCGGAGATCGCGCCGGTCTCCACCAACTTCGCCTGGGTCGAGTATCAGTTCGACAGCACCTCGCTGCTGGCGGGGGATGTGGACCTGGATGGGGATGTGGACGCGGACGACCTGGCGATCGTGGATGGCAACTTCGGCCAGGCGTTACCGTTCTGGAACGAAGGCGACCTCAACGCCGACGGCCTCGTGGGCAAGCCAGACCGACTTATTGTGAATGCCAACATGGGCGCGGGCGGGACGCGCTCGTCGTCGGTGCCTGAGCCCGGGGCACTGAGTCTGTTGGCGCTGGGCGGGGCCGCGCTGCTTCGTCGGCGTCGGTGA
- a CDS encoding prepilin-type N-terminal cleavage/methylation domain-containing protein, producing the protein MKARKTQTGFTLIELLVVISIIALLIGILLPALGAARKSAQNIQCLSNMRQIGVAGGAYLTDEKAGHGGGAIGNFGGLGWYAPPTLGGKTPSTANNNGGVGFADSPVREDRMLNDYVQPGTGTPEPAGIANPSAREEIEAFRCPGETNSENDPWAQIDGLYSDPPYYSAYETVGTSYGHASVDAVLDARVPFPFLTNAAIKLATERFGRHMADAAGASEMVYAAEMPFVHGFVWLGTGAQGETTPGNHGIFGQHNAVMVDGSARSVVADEYSLNRQFLPHPIGSTSIVRGGDDWSLYPSPRPLPFNP; encoded by the coding sequence ATGAAAGCCCGGAAGACTCAGACAGGATTTACGCTGATCGAGTTGCTGGTCGTCATTTCGATCATTGCGCTGCTGATCGGGATCCTCCTCCCCGCGCTGGGGGCGGCGCGTAAGTCGGCGCAGAACATCCAGTGCCTGAGCAACATGCGGCAGATCGGGGTCGCGGGCGGTGCCTACCTGACGGATGAGAAGGCCGGGCACGGCGGCGGCGCGATCGGCAACTTCGGTGGCCTGGGCTGGTACGCCCCACCGACCCTGGGGGGTAAAACCCCTTCGACCGCGAACAACAACGGCGGCGTGGGCTTCGCCGACTCGCCTGTCCGTGAGGACCGGATGCTCAACGACTACGTCCAGCCGGGCACGGGCACCCCCGAGCCGGCGGGGATCGCGAACCCGTCTGCGCGCGAAGAGATCGAGGCCTTCCGATGCCCGGGGGAGACGAACTCCGAGAATGACCCCTGGGCTCAGATCGACGGGCTTTACTCCGACCCCCCGTACTACAGTGCTTATGAAACGGTTGGCACGAGCTACGGGCACGCCTCGGTCGATGCCGTCCTCGACGCGCGTGTCCCGTTCCCCTTCTTGACCAACGCCGCGATCAAGCTCGCGACCGAACGCTTCGGGCGACACATGGCCGACGCTGCGGGGGCCTCTGAAATGGTCTATGCCGCCGAGATGCCCTTTGTCCACGGATTCGTCTGGCTGGGCACCGGGGCCCAGGGCGAAACCACGCCCGGCAACCACGGCATCTTCGGCCAGCACAACGCGGTTATGGTCGATGGCAGTGCACGCTCAGTCGTCGCAGATGAGTACTCCCTCAACCGCCAGTTCCTGCCCCACCCCATCGGATCGACCTCCATCGTCCGCGGCGGCGACGACTGGTCGCTCTACCCCAGCCCAAGACCGCTCCCCTTCAACCCTTGA
- a CDS encoding 3-deoxy-7-phosphoheptulonate synthase encodes MPEPTQTHNLNVASLTALIGPAELAEQMPITDAARQTVIDARREVVRILDGDDPRLLVVVGPCSIHDPPAALDYARKLCTLREELKERMCIVMRVYFEKPRTTLGWKGLINDPDLDGSFDMDRGIRQARELLMQVNAMGMPAGTEFLEPITPQYLADLVTWAAIGARTTESQTHRQMASGLSMPVGYKNGTDGNLQVAIDAMLSSQSPHHFLGIDDAGRTCVVATKGNPQGHAILRGGAGQPNYHPQFVADAARRLSDAGLNPGVMIDCSHANSEKQHARQEAVFKSLIDQRVARAAGAKAAGAALPRPFITSAMLESNLEEGSQKLPADVTPGDDVRRKLKPGVSVTDACLGWAKTEEVLREGYMRLA; translated from the coding sequence ATGCCCGAACCGACCCAGACCCATAACCTCAATGTTGCGTCGCTCACCGCGCTGATCGGCCCGGCCGAGCTTGCCGAGCAGATGCCGATCACCGACGCCGCCCGGCAGACCGTCATCGACGCCCGACGCGAGGTCGTCCGCATCCTCGACGGCGACGACCCGCGACTCCTGGTCGTCGTCGGGCCGTGCTCGATCCACGACCCCCCGGCCGCGCTGGACTACGCCCGCAAGCTCTGCACGCTGCGCGAGGAGCTCAAAGAGCGCATGTGCATCGTGATGCGCGTCTACTTCGAGAAGCCGCGCACGACGCTGGGTTGGAAGGGCCTCATCAACGACCCCGACCTCGACGGCTCGTTCGACATGGACCGCGGCATCCGCCAGGCGCGCGAGCTGTTGATGCAGGTCAACGCGATGGGGATGCCGGCGGGCACGGAGTTTCTGGAGCCGATCACGCCGCAGTACCTGGCGGACCTCGTGACGTGGGCCGCGATCGGCGCGCGGACGACCGAGAGCCAGACCCACCGGCAGATGGCGAGCGGTTTGTCGATGCCGGTGGGCTACAAGAACGGGACGGACGGGAACCTGCAGGTCGCGATCGACGCGATGCTGTCGTCGCAGTCGCCCCACCACTTTTTGGGGATTGATGATGCGGGCCGGACGTGCGTCGTCGCGACCAAAGGCAACCCGCAGGGCCACGCGATCCTGCGGGGCGGCGCGGGCCAGCCCAACTACCACCCGCAGTTCGTCGCCGACGCGGCGCGGCGGCTGTCGGACGCGGGGCTCAACCCGGGCGTCATGATCGACTGCTCGCACGCCAACTCCGAGAAGCAGCACGCCCGGCAGGAGGCCGTGTTCAAGTCGCTGATCGACCAGCGCGTCGCACGCGCCGCCGGCGCGAAGGCGGCGGGCGCCGCGCTGCCTCGGCCGTTCATCACCAGCGCGATGCTCGAATCCAACCTCGAAGAAGGCAGCCAGAAACTCCCCGCCGACGTGACCCCCGGCGACGACGTGCGCCGCAAGCTGAAGCCCGGCGTGTCGGTGACGGACGCCTGCCTGGGCTGGGCGAAGACGGAAGAAGTACTGCGGGAAGGGTACATGCGCCTGGCGTGA
- a CDS encoding AMP-binding protein, producing the protein MPLLRPILKQALCHPKRTAVVDDQKTYPYVALLGGCFHLAKLIRKTTTKQNIGIMLPTSGAFPMALLGTWQAKKTAVPLNYLLANEDLQYVINDAEIDTILTVGKLLDHIGGEDAIPDGIKIVKLEEQSFKGIPPVRWPANPRGDDLAMLLYTSGTSGKPKGVMLTHDNLHTNVLGAKEHARLTSADTFLGVLPQFHAFGVTALTLLPLYMGSKMVYTARFVPRRMVELIKEHRPEIFIAVPSMYSALLSVKNASAEDFASLNYVVSGAEPLPQATYDAYRERYNVNLLEGYGLTETSPVSNWSTPFENRVHAVGKPLPGVRIFILDEQNNILGHDEEGEILIAGPNVMRGYWHLPEKTEEVMHYLEVPGEDEPVRTFRTGDIGKQDADGFLFITGRKKEMLIVGGENVFPREIEEVLNQHASVNASAVIGKQDDLRGEVIVAFVELEADATFDDKALRQHCRDLLPQYKVPKDIRPIDALPRNPTGKILRRELKA; encoded by the coding sequence ATGCCCCTCCTCCGCCCCATCCTCAAGCAGGCCCTGTGCCACCCCAAACGCACGGCCGTGGTCGACGACCAGAAAACCTACCCCTACGTCGCGCTGCTGGGCGGCTGCTTCCACCTCGCCAAGCTCATCCGCAAGACGACCACGAAGCAGAACATCGGCATCATGCTCCCGACCTCCGGCGCGTTCCCCATGGCGCTGCTCGGGACGTGGCAGGCCAAAAAAACCGCCGTCCCGCTCAACTACCTCCTCGCCAACGAAGACCTCCAATACGTCATCAACGACGCCGAGATCGACACCATCCTCACCGTCGGCAAGCTCCTGGACCACATCGGCGGCGAAGACGCGATCCCCGACGGCATCAAGATCGTCAAGCTCGAAGAGCAGTCCTTCAAAGGCATCCCGCCCGTGCGTTGGCCGGCCAACCCGCGCGGCGACGACCTGGCCATGCTCCTCTACACCTCGGGCACCTCCGGCAAGCCCAAGGGCGTCATGCTCACCCACGACAACCTCCATACCAACGTGCTCGGCGCCAAAGAACACGCCCGGCTCACCTCCGCCGATACGTTCCTCGGCGTGCTGCCGCAGTTCCACGCCTTCGGCGTCACCGCGCTCACGCTCCTGCCCCTGTACATGGGCTCGAAGATGGTCTACACCGCACGCTTCGTCCCCCGACGCATGGTCGAACTCATCAAAGAGCATCGGCCCGAGATCTTTATCGCCGTGCCCTCCATGTACAGCGCGCTGCTCAGCGTCAAGAACGCCTCGGCCGAGGACTTCGCCTCGCTCAACTACGTCGTCAGCGGCGCAGAGCCCCTGCCCCAGGCGACCTACGACGCCTACCGCGAGCGCTACAACGTCAACCTGCTCGAGGGCTACGGGCTCACCGAGACGTCACCCGTCAGCAACTGGTCGACGCCCTTTGAAAACCGCGTCCACGCCGTCGGAAAACCGCTGCCCGGCGTACGCATCTTTATCCTCGACGAGCAGAACAACATCCTCGGCCACGACGAGGAGGGCGAGATCCTCATCGCCGGGCCCAACGTCATGCGCGGCTACTGGCACCTGCCCGAGAAGACCGAGGAGGTCATGCACTACCTCGAAGTGCCCGGCGAGGACGAGCCCGTCCGCACCTTCCGCACGGGCGACATCGGCAAGCAGGACGCCGACGGCTTCCTCTTTATCACCGGCCGCAAAAAAGAGATGCTCATCGTCGGCGGCGAAAACGTCTTCCCCCGCGAGATCGAAGAAGTCCTCAACCAGCACGCCTCGGTCAACGCCTCGGCCGTGATCGGCAAGCAAGACGACCTCCGCGGCGAAGTCATCGTCGCCTTCGTCGAACTCGAAGCGGACGCAACCTTCGACGACAAGGCCCTGCGCCAGCACTGCCGCGATTTACTCCCGCAGTACAAAGTCCCCAAAGACATCCGCCCGATCGACGCCCTCCCGAGAAACCCCACCGGCAAGATCCTCCGGCGGGAGCTCAAGGCGTAG
- a CDS encoding SPOR domain-containing protein: MKKTAPLLLALPALLAFAGCTDSTLKQTYLEDTYIDRAPTGTMDAANNAYQAGDFSAAYATARPIAEDYLNPRHLEAAYVAGLSAHQLGDLRNADWLLRKAMTTDDLSLKADAAAQLGLVYSAQGRYPEAQRTLLWAAEQLSGESKAQAFYYAGIAQQKQGQWSQARATLYNALRHTSNPATEQQVRDQLATAGWTLQVGAFTQRGFADDAAQRVADDATRMGLGAPRLVEARDANGRPLTLVQVGTFMSYQSAARFRDNLGTAVIIKPIAQ, translated from the coding sequence ATGAAAAAGACCGCCCCCCTGCTGCTCGCTTTGCCCGCGCTGCTCGCGTTCGCCGGCTGCACGGACTCGACCCTTAAACAGACCTACCTCGAAGACACCTACATCGACCGCGCGCCAACCGGCACGATGGACGCCGCGAACAACGCCTACCAGGCCGGCGACTTCTCGGCCGCCTACGCGACGGCCCGGCCGATCGCCGAGGACTACCTCAACCCGCGCCACCTCGAAGCCGCCTACGTCGCCGGGCTCAGCGCGCACCAGTTGGGCGACCTGCGTAACGCGGACTGGCTCTTGCGCAAGGCGATGACGACCGACGACCTGTCGCTCAAGGCCGACGCCGCGGCGCAGCTCGGGCTGGTCTACTCCGCGCAGGGGCGCTACCCCGAGGCACAGCGCACGCTGCTCTGGGCGGCCGAGCAATTGAGCGGCGAGAGCAAGGCCCAGGCGTTCTACTACGCCGGCATCGCACAGCAGAAACAAGGCCAGTGGTCGCAGGCCCGCGCGACGCTCTACAACGCGCTGCGCCACACCAGCAACCCCGCCACCGAGCAGCAGGTCCGCGACCAGTTGGCCACCGCCGGCTGGACGCTGCAGGTCGGCGCGTTCACCCAGCGCGGCTTCGCCGACGACGCCGCCCAGCGCGTCGCCGACGACGCCACCCGCATGGGCCTGGGCGCGCCGCGCCTCGTCGAGGCCCGCGACGCCAACGGCCGACCGCTGACGCTGGTCCAGGTCGGCACGTTCATGAGCTACCAGTCCGCCGCCCGCTTCCGCGACAACCTCGGCACCGCCGTGATCATCAAGCCAATCGCGCAGTAG
- a CDS encoding EamA family transporter, translating to MQLVGIILGLLSALGASLAYLCSRRYAVRAQRDEPDATPWRPPLRLLVTAHVWLALACGVGFPAFLVLRETPVDRPVYAALMSAGVALFYLLGNVFLFLSLQRTDASRVAPLLGMKVILLALTVELFMGEDFSAAQWAAVVMASGAAVMLGTAGGKLPLKTLAMILATCAGFVLSDLFIKQMIPAWLPAGVALEDADQAQRITAAMTGMALAYIWCGVVAVTMLPIVLHGHRDGFTKAFMRSLPGGLPYAAAWFMSMVCLFSCFSLVGIVFGGILQSTRGLMSIALGFILAHLGHHHLERHAPWPVIARRLIAAAVMTAAIALYTMG from the coding sequence ATGCAGTTGGTCGGCATCATCCTGGGCTTGCTCAGCGCGCTGGGCGCTTCGCTGGCGTACCTGTGTTCGCGGCGGTATGCCGTGCGGGCGCAGCGCGATGAGCCCGACGCGACGCCCTGGCGGCCGCCCTTGCGCCTCCTGGTCACGGCCCACGTCTGGCTCGCGCTGGCGTGCGGGGTCGGCTTCCCGGCCTTCCTCGTGCTTCGGGAGACGCCGGTCGATCGGCCGGTTTACGCGGCGTTGATGTCGGCCGGCGTCGCGCTGTTTTACCTCCTGGGCAATGTGTTTTTGTTCCTCTCGCTCCAACGGACCGATGCGTCGCGCGTCGCGCCGCTGCTGGGGATGAAGGTCATCTTGCTCGCGCTCACGGTCGAGCTGTTCATGGGCGAGGACTTCTCGGCCGCGCAGTGGGCGGCCGTCGTCATGGCCAGCGGCGCGGCCGTCATGCTCGGCACGGCCGGCGGCAAGCTCCCGCTCAAAACCCTCGCGATGATCCTCGCCACCTGCGCGGGGTTCGTCCTCTCCGACCTCTTCATCAAGCAGATGATCCCCGCCTGGCTGCCCGCCGGCGTCGCGCTTGAGGACGCCGACCAGGCCCAGCGCATCACCGCCGCGATGACGGGCATGGCGCTGGCCTACATCTGGTGTGGCGTCGTCGCCGTCACGATGCTGCCCATCGTCCTGCACGGCCACCGCGACGGGTTCACCAAGGCGTTCATGCGCTCCCTGCCCGGCGGCCTGCCCTACGCGGCGGCGTGGTTCATGTCGATGGTCTGCCTGTTCTCGTGCTTCTCGCTGGTCGGCATCGTCTTCGGCGGCATCCTGCAATCGACGCGCGGGCTGATGTCGATCGCGCTGGGCTTCATACTCGCGCACCTGGGCCACCACCACCTCGAACGCCACGCCCCCTGGCCCGTCATCGCCCGCCGACTCATCGCGGCGGCGGTGATGACGGCGGCGATCGCGCTGTACACGATGGGGTAA
- a CDS encoding MerR family DNA-binding transcriptional regulator, with protein MASLQTRPVPETSARTFSIGVLVRRFNISAESLRNWERAGLIPAAHRTPGGHRRYGRDHMDAVHKLLYAPGALDTEDADDDSGMNAPYPGPDRTG; from the coding sequence ATGGCATCCCTCCAGACCCGGCCTGTGCCGGAGACCTCGGCCCGGACCTTCAGCATCGGCGTGCTGGTGCGGCGGTTCAACATCTCCGCGGAGTCGCTGCGGAATTGGGAGCGCGCGGGGCTGATCCCGGCCGCTCACCGGACCCCCGGCGGCCACCGCCGGTACGGCCGCGATCACATGGACGCGGTCCACAAGCTGCTCTACGCGCCAGGCGCCCTCGACACCGAGGACGCGGATGACGATTCGGGCATGAACGCGCCCTACCCCGGGCCTGACCGCACGGGGTGA
- a CDS encoding ABC transporter ATP-binding protein: MIELTDVQFAYETANNNGFTLRVDALALPARSRTAVVGPSGSGKTTLLHLIAGILTPRPGSGGSVVVDGNNLGAMNDADRRRFRRRSLGMVFQTIELIDYLDVRGNILLPYRLGAGLMLDKAAHEHINTIAQRVGLSDMLGRKPEHLSQGERQRVAICRALAGRPKLLLADEPTSALDDATTASTLDLLFELAEEHGTTLVVLTHDRTLLPRFDQVVTVEAGDVSQGMMTTAGGTP, translated from the coding sequence ATGATCGAGCTGACGGACGTACAATTCGCTTACGAAACGGCCAACAACAACGGCTTTACGCTGCGGGTCGACGCGCTCGCACTGCCCGCCCGCTCGCGCACCGCCGTCGTCGGCCCCTCGGGCTCGGGCAAGACCACGCTCCTCCACCTGATCGCGGGCATCCTCACGCCGCGCCCCGGAAGTGGCGGGTCGGTGGTCGTCGATGGCAACAACCTCGGCGCGATGAACGATGCGGATCGCCGGCGGTTTCGACGCAGATCGCTGGGCATGGTGTTCCAGACGATCGAGCTAATCGACTACCTCGACGTGCGGGGCAACATCCTGCTGCCGTACCGTTTGGGCGCGGGGCTGATGCTGGACAAAGCGGCGCACGAACACATCAACACCATCGCGCAGCGCGTCGGGCTGAGCGATATGCTCGGCCGCAAGCCCGAGCACCTGTCGCAGGGCGAACGCCAGCGCGTCGCGATCTGCCGGGCGCTCGCGGGCAGGCCCAAGCTGCTGCTGGCGGACGAGCCCACCAGCGCGCTCGATGACGCGACGACGGCGTCCACGCTCGACCTCTTGTTCGAGCTCGCCGAGGAACACGGCACGACGCTGGTGGTGCTGACGCACGACCGTACGCTCTTGCCGCGATTCGACCAGGTCGTCACGGTTGAGGCCGGCGACGTATCGCAAGGCATGATGACGACGGCGGGGGGGACGCCGTGA
- a CDS encoding SRPBCC family protein, with protein MPNTTPTITRDGKDWVLHMTQWLPLPPEELFVFFGDAHNLEQVTPDSVGFKIITPTPIDMHAGTRIDYKLRVRGLPICWTTHIESWDPPRSFVDTQAKGPFKRWHHTHAFEPKDGGTQCIDTVRYRPPGGPIAPLINKLVVQKDVVKIFAYRAKWLEERFGK; from the coding sequence ATGCCCAACACCACACCCACCATCACACGCGACGGCAAAGACTGGGTCCTCCACATGACCCAGTGGCTCCCGCTCCCGCCCGAAGAACTCTTCGTGTTCTTCGGGGATGCGCACAACCTCGAGCAGGTCACCCCCGACAGTGTCGGGTTCAAAATCATCACACCCACCCCCATCGACATGCACGCGGGCACACGCATCGACTACAAACTCCGCGTCCGTGGGCTCCCGATCTGCTGGACCACACACATCGAAAGCTGGGACCCGCCCCGCAGCTTCGTCGATACCCAGGCCAAAGGCCCCTTCAAACGCTGGCACCACACCCACGCCTTCGAGCCCAAGGACGGCGGAACACAGTGCATCGATACCGTCCGCTACCGCCCGCCCGGCGGCCCGATCGCACCACTCATCAACAAACTCGTCGTGCAGAAAGACGTTGTAAAAATCTTCGCCTACCGGGCAAAATGGCTCGAAGAGCGCTTCGGCAAGTAG